gctgattgctctgtCATCACACAATTTTGCCAAACAGTACagttcgaaatcatttacaaaataaacttagaaaaattataatttttaataaaataacttaaaaacaatgttgaataattttaactatgtaactaaaagaacgcagttgttttctacgggataagttttgctcaattttgtgtatccTATGGGCAGCGGAAAGGGACTACGATGCGTTgatgagtgtgagcaccataaaCAGTTCAAGGTGAAGAGAATAATAAGAGATCGTGGTACCGCTACTTTGCTTGCAGCAAATTCGACAGACTCGCTGTGTGTGTGCCGACGCACTTGTGCAATTTTGTTCTCCATTATTGTTCTCATCTTTAGAGCTCTCCCATGCAACTGCACCAATGCGACGTCAAACACTCCCTGCGGGGCACAATATTGtttctactatttttgtacCCAGACGTGGTAATGTGAGTGGagtttgtgttgattttttccgtACACTACCAACCCAATCTCACTTTTTTCGTAATCAAACCGCTGTCATTACCACGGTGTCATCAGCCAATAAGTTGactcgctgagagccggttaacggtgcAATATTGCCCACACCTTCTGCGTTCTTGGATGAGAGAGTACGTTTATTGTGATACTGCTACTTTGCGCTCAGTGGGTTTTAGAGAATCAGCTGTTGAGCAAATGtcattttacgttttttttttatttcttcatttacgAACAACTCTTTTCTTTCTatttgcttaaggggttaggtgggtttcaaaagctcaaaataggtacatttttatgaatttttttttatttaatcaacagaatatttcattccatcaatttaacacataaaagatacatattttataagtagtttgtgaaattttcattgaaaaattttgaaaattaaggcgTGGACACGTCGTCTCCTATGACCCCTCAAAAAAAAGTTCTCTCGGCGTAGTCAGGATAACTCATGACAGATTcatctgaaattcaaaaacaaaaaattttctgttagtAGATGTTTCAAactcgtgcttggacgaaggaaaaaaaaaaacaaaaattacatttttggcggcgttgaaaacaaaaaacccttATTTTGAGTAGAATTTGCACCCTTCATGCCCTTGAAAAATTActtggaatagaaaaaaaaaaattccttcgttcaagcacgagataatgttattttgaagaagtgtgcaaaatttgaaagagATCGGTTCAtaagttttcgagaaatcgtgtccaccgacttaaaaaatcgagttttgagataaacgcgcttaaaaacgaaacgctgcactgacatggcctgatgggcggtacttctgaagggtctatctcgtagaattttactcggatcaatttgaaattttaggagaatattttaaacatattatactatttaataagacaaaaaaaaaataaatcgattttttgaaattttcaaacccacctaaccccttaataactcgtttatttatttgttattcccataatttactttttacctcAACCTAACATAGCTTTTAGtttttgcttgaattttttACCTTATAAAAAGTTGTTCCTTCCTGTTATCTTCTTTTCTTACCTCAACCCAATCtaactattaatttttgcttgaattttcttctttataaaaaactttttccttcccGTTATCTTCCGTTTTTGCCTTAAGCTAACctaacttttcatttttgtttccgAATATTCGCTATTACTATTGCGTTATTGGCAAAGTTACGCTCTTCTAACCACCTCAATCTGCCTTATCTTGTATTTTATCGTTTTTGCTATGAAtatgtgaataaaatatttcattttaatagatTTAATTATATGATGCACAAAGACTTGGATACCGCTCTCGCACCAACGGAAGCGCTGAAATCGCCACGCCTTATAAAATCACACATGCCACTACCGCTTCTACCTAAGCAATTGTGGACTAAAAAACCGAAGGTATAGAATTTTCTTCTTCAattgcattttttcttcttatttaaatAACTCAGTTTACTTTTCTTTTCGTAGTTGATTTATGTTTATCGCAATCCGAAAGATTATATCGTTTCTCGTTATTATCATTCACGTAGTCTCGGTTTTAATATGGAGGCCACGCTTGAGCAACTTGCTCTGCAGCATTCCGAGGAAGATAAATCGGTGCCAGCTGTGGATTTCGAGCATGTTACTGAGTTCTATGCATTGCGTGACGAACCCTGGGTGTTCTACACTAGTTTTGAGTGTATGAAAAAGGATTTACGAAAAGTCATTAAAGATATATgccagtttttaaataaaaacataacagaAGAGCAAATGACACAAATGCTGCATCATCTGTCGTTTGCCGAAATGAAAAGTGGGTTATTGTTTCgattattttgtttgtaaacgAAATAATGATGATTAGTCAAAATATTACAGTAAACTGCTTTCAGTGAGCATtcttttaatagaaatttattttcacattgCTTGCAGATAATCCCAAACTAAATCATCACTGGGAGTTGGAACAAGCTCGTGCTAGATTCCAGACCAAATATGAGGACCACAGGTAACGCACGAAattattactaaaaattattataacattattaaaatatatttaaatattgtttcgTTCTAATAGCTTTGTGCGGCGCGGTGAGGCAGGTGGCTACAAAGACGAGTTATCTACAGAGGTAATTGCTAAAATCGATGCCTGGATACAAAGGAATCttgattattataaattaagttTGAATGAACTGCTTCTGCTTCCTGTCAACACTACACTGTGAGCTGAGAAGTAAATTcatatgtaaaatgaaaaaagaaaataaaattggagaGTTGCAATTTATGTACTTTTAGTTGGTACTTCTAAGTTTTTTGATTGCTTTcagtaatacatatgtatttcaatAGCTTGCTTGATTCGCTTCCATATGGGAGTTATCAAAAATCACTTGAATGGATAGATACGACGCACAGTGTAACGCATCtggaaaaaaactgtaaaaattaaagtggcaattttaataatatcttATTGAGGACCGATTATAAATACTTTAATTGAAAGGGGCTGAaatgttttccacaatttccCCTTTTTAATGTAAAGATGCGTTTCAAAAAATagaggtttaaaaaaataatttttttcaaaaattttcttattttgcttCCAGTTGAAATGCTAACAGTATTAGCAAGTTCTGCAATTGTCaatatatttcttcttcttcttaattggcgctataaccgcttacgcgattttggccgagtttaacaaagcgcgccagtcgtttctttctcgtactaaccggcgccagttgaacgcaccaagtgaagccaagtccttctccacctgatatttccaacgcagaggaggccttcctcttcctctgctaccaccagctggtaccgcatcgaatactttcagagccggagcgtttgtatccattcggacgacatgacccagccaacgtagccgttggatctttattcgctgcgctatgtctatgtcgtcgtaaagctcatacagctcatcgttccatcgcctgcgatattcgccgctaccaacgtgcaaaggtccaaaaatcttacgcagaatctttctctcaaacactccaagcgttgcttcatcggatgttgttatcgtccacgcttctgcgccatatgttaggacgggcatgatgagagtcttgtagagtgttagttttgttcgtcgagagaggactttactgctcagttgcctacttagtccaaagtagcacttgttggcaagaaagattctacgttggatttcaaggctgacattgttatcggtggtaatgctggttcctaaataaacgaagtcttttacaacctcgaaattataactgtcaacagtgacgtgggtgccgataggcgagtgcgccgactatttgtttgaaaacaggaggtacttcgttttgtcctcgttcaccaccaaacccattcgctttgcctctttatccaggttggagaaggcagaagtaacagcgcggttgttaaggccgatgatgtcaatatcatcggcatacgccaataattgtacgctcttataaaatattgtgactgagcgattaagttctgcggctcgtacgatgctctccaacatcaggttaaagaagtcaccttgtctgaaacctgcCCAATTCTGACctcgctgctggtgttgagcggggataccaaattcagacatcgcggcatacaggtaactcctttccgtactgtcgaatgcagctttgaaatcgacgaaaagatggtgtgtgtcgattctcctttcatgggtcttttccaagatttggcgtattgtgaatatttggtcgatggtagactttccaggtctgaagccacactgataaggtccaatcagttggttgactttgggcttcagcctttcacacaatacgctcgctagaaccttataggcgatatttagaagactaatctcgcggcaattggcacagattgcaggatcgtccttcttatggattgggcagagcacacttaaattccaatcggcaggcatgctttcatccgaccatattttgcataggtgctgatgcatgcaccttaccagctcctcgcctccctgtttgaatagctcagccggcagtccgtcggcgccccggctttgttattctttagccgcgttatcgctattctcacctcgtcatggtctggtagcggaacgacaattccgtcgtcaacgattggggtatcgggatcttcacattctctgtgacatgcgcagctgtcactgtttaacaggttcgagaagtgttccctccataatttaagattgccgTGTAcatcagtcaccagatcgccgtctttgttcttacaggaaaacgccccggtcttaaaaccttctgtaagccgccgaactttctggtagaattttcgggcgttgttcctattggccagcatctcaagctcctcgcactcacgtatttcggcctctcgtttcttctttcggataatacgtctctcttccttttttagctctttgtagcgatcccacatggctcgcgttgcgcccgatcgcagcgtggctctataggcggcatcctttcttgctgcggcagcatgacattcctcgtcgtcaatatatttacaagtatataattggcgcgcactccctttttgggtgtttggctgagctcctcctgctatttgtggggtgcgtcttgatattgttccacaagtggagggacctacaatttcaagccgactccgaacggcagatatttgtttttcatgaggcgctttttcatgacagaaatacactcgggtgcttaccattgcctgccgaggggcaaacgctattagaaaatactttttttcattttggtgtttcaccgagattcgaacctacgttctctctgtgaattccgaatggtagtcacgcaccaacccattcggctatgatGGCTGCCAATTGTGAAACGACGGTTTTCAATCACAAAGTTGATGGTCTTCCAATACAAAACATCTTCTaactttattgatttttttcatcaCTTCTAAGTATCTTTTTGTAACATAACCTGGTCATGGAAGGACTTCTGcattattttcaatgtttttttttttcaaacaaaggtcAGTATTGATATGGAATTTGTTCCGATTAGATTGATAGCATTGTCAACTTATCAATAAAGTTGCCTGAATTAATGGATCAGCGTATGTTAGATTCGAaattttacttcactttttgaCCACAGCAATGCGAAATTGCAAGCTAAAACTAAGCTCTTGTTAGTGATAACTTTCGACAAGCACCTCTTCCCCGATTGTTGGAGCCACtcacgatgtacagaatgcagaggtgtggccaaTGCCAGCCTGTTAACTGGCTTTCATAGATTTTTTGACGAAACAGGAGATGTGACAGCGGTTAGCTGATGACAAAACTGATACTGTTGGTGACGAAAAAAATCAGAAGAATTTTGCGGACGAGTCCCCGGCGATAGGCTAGCCAAATTTAACCTCACTATTTTGCTTGggatggccaaaccttgtaTGTAATCTATCATCTACTACCCTCTGGCGTATTTTAAGAAATGGATGACAAGCTAGCAGCAGTATctggcaagaatgatagaaacaaaatTGCATCCATCAGATAGTGCGTGACATCACATTGGTGCAGTTGCAAAAGAGAGAGAGGTGAAAATGCGAACTagaatgcaagaagaagaagaaattactcAAGCAACAcacgaataaattgcacaagtgCGACGTCACACACACAGCGATTCTCTCAAATTCGGCGAGAGCAACGTAGCGGCACCACGATCGGTGCCACCTTATTAATCTCTCCATCGTGACATCTTTtaccattaacattctctgcttctacatatcatttgtttgttttttcggcttttccctaaaaaaatagtataatttttaataactacATATGTCAAGATTAATCACGCACTTATTTTACATGGTAATTCAATGtaatatctcaaaaaaaaaaaaaacgctggccatgtaaataaattttgctcGCCTTTCATTTATGAATTACGGACCAATGtactattaatttaatttccggTCTTAATTGTTGCTGAATTCGagttatttttagaaatatttacataaagtttttatatttagaaCCCAAAGGAAaatatggtaggtaggtagggtggttgtcgtaagacacacttagaccttcggcaggtccattgtgataccactggagcttatccttactctacgtgttccctttcaaaccatccggttgctttaataaacgagcagagcttcgttagttttagatgggctatatccgctacatcggttagaaatgctgtatcgagggtgcgcagccttctcctagctaggctttcacactcacataaaaggtgtctgactgtttcctcttcttctgtgtttagacagcttctacagaaatcgaagtaaggtagtcctaaccttctagcgtggctgcctattaaacaatgacctgttaatacacctatcatttttcttatagattccctgttgaatcttagcaagatcttcgatcgaccgctgttccagttcggccatgtctgtgtgcttagttcgcatgttgtgaggttttgccagattgtatttacctttttgatggtttccctgtttataagtaatttacaagtggctatgggcatgggtatcagcgctttatccggttcgagatcgagcgttgtaccggttcttgcaagttcattcgccttacaatttcctgcaatgttcctgtggcctggtacccaaataaggtgcactttgtagcacttagatacgtcatctagtagtttaaaacattctagaactgtttttgacgagtgtgttttagattcgcgcgcttttattgctgcttgactgtccgagtaaatgaagacttcatttgtggataatactctcgtttttatttctttaagcccctcttttatggcagtgacttccgcctgaaatacactgcaatgatcaggtaagcgaaatgattggcatactccgagtttgtcggagtagacccctccacctactttgttatccagttttgagccatctgtgtagatgtttaagtcatttatcttaacaatgagcccgttatcccattcctctttggaaggaaatactgtgacaaaggatttattaaaattgatgtccttggtcctacagaaatccgttgtgttgggaatacaggggaattgttctaaaattgtgGAGTGTCCTCTTTAGTTCGTTCtaagtaggccgatttctcttagtctgagagttgctttggcagctgtttgcttaccgtactgctctattggtaaaa
The sequence above is drawn from the Anastrepha obliqua isolate idAnaObli1 chromosome 4, idAnaObli1_1.0, whole genome shotgun sequence genome and encodes:
- the LOC129243652 gene encoding luciferin sulfotransferase-like gives rise to the protein MALYEMKEIPVIPKSYPTNLLKKDWTKRKLFEHTGQAFVDKVHDMEVKDDDVWLVTLPKCGTTWMQELCWLVLNDFDFAAARNEHLEVRTPFLKFNYMMHKDLDTALAPTEALKSPRLIKSHMPLPLLPKQLWTKKPKLIYVYRNPKDYIVSRYYHSRSLGFNMEATLEQLALQHSEEDKSVPAVDFEHVTEFYALRDEPWVFYTSFECMKKDLRKVIKDICQFLNKNITEEQMTQMLHHLSFAEMKNNPKLNHHWELEQARARFQTKYEDHSFVRRGEAGGYKDELSTEVIAKIDAWIQRNLDYYKLSLNELLLLPVNTTL